The Armatimonadota bacterium genome has a window encoding:
- a CDS encoding PQQ-binding-like beta-propeller repeat protein: protein MLLFQSKAGAFGRLCHREASTSLALGLALALASLPNPVAARSAPSTEWTMFNGGYSANRFSPLKQINTRNVKSIRRVGNYQLPETTSFQAGPVMVGTTLYITTATATYAVDARTGALKWARKFTPKSMGLGTPVRGVAYAGGRLFRGTPDARVLALDAKTGKTIWDVVGASMAKGEYFTMAPLAWNGLVYIGTSGSDIGTVGHMRAFRAKDGKRVWNFDIVPSSGPGAETWPSDEGKIRAGGGMYSSFAIDTATGTLYVPTGNPGPDFAGAYRPGANLYTCSVIMLDARTGKLKGYHQFVPHDTHDWDIAASPALYTSRAGRKMVAVGGKNGYLYGLDSKLNLVRFQVPVTRHINVNAPITAEGTRFAPGTQGGVNWNGPAYSPLQNALFVNTRDWATTVKLGGPETVDTHDVGKPFVGSSNGFGQDDPPSEQSGWLTAVDADSGKVRWKYRDTMPLAAGVTPTGGGLVLTGDLRGNLLAFDAANGKILLKTKAGGPVGGGVITYSIGGKQYIAVAAGMKNDLMGVKSGPASVAIYALR, encoded by the coding sequence ATGTTACTTTTTCAAAGCAAAGCAGGAGCGTTCGGACGCCTGTGCCACCGTGAAGCGTCCACAAGCCTCGCACTGGGCCTGGCACTCGCTCTGGCTTCACTGCCCAACCCGGTAGCGGCGCGGTCCGCACCATCAACCGAATGGACCATGTTCAATGGCGGCTACTCGGCGAACAGATTCTCACCGCTCAAGCAGATCAACACGCGAAACGTGAAGTCGATCCGGCGGGTCGGGAATTACCAACTGCCTGAGACGACCAGTTTCCAGGCGGGACCGGTCATGGTGGGGACGACGTTGTATATCACGACGGCGACCGCCACGTACGCCGTGGACGCGAGGACCGGCGCGCTCAAGTGGGCCAGGAAGTTCACGCCGAAGAGCATGGGGCTCGGCACCCCGGTCCGCGGCGTCGCATATGCAGGCGGGCGGCTCTTCCGGGGCACACCGGATGCGCGCGTGCTCGCTCTTGACGCGAAGACCGGAAAGACCATATGGGACGTCGTGGGCGCAAGTATGGCGAAGGGAGAGTACTTCACCATGGCCCCGCTTGCCTGGAACGGACTGGTCTACATCGGCACGTCTGGAAGCGACATCGGCACGGTCGGCCACATGCGGGCCTTCAGAGCGAAAGACGGCAAGCGGGTATGGAACTTCGACATCGTCCCATCCAGCGGGCCGGGCGCCGAAACGTGGCCCTCCGACGAGGGCAAGATCAGGGCCGGCGGCGGGATGTATTCGTCCTTCGCCATCGACACCGCCACGGGAACCCTCTACGTGCCGACCGGCAACCCGGGACCGGACTTCGCGGGGGCTTACCGGCCGGGCGCGAACCTATACACCTGTTCGGTGATCATGCTGGACGCCAGAACCGGCAAGCTGAAAGGCTACCACCAGTTCGTCCCTCACGATACGCATGACTGGGACATCGCCGCTTCGCCTGCCCTCTATACCTCCAGGGCAGGCCGCAAGATGGTCGCTGTCGGCGGCAAGAACGGCTATCTTTACGGCCTCGACAGCAAGCTGAATTTGGTGCGATTCCAGGTCCCGGTGACCCGGCATATCAACGTGAACGCACCCATCACCGCCGAAGGAACGCGCTTCGCCCCCGGAACCCAGGGCGGCGTCAACTGGAACGGGCCGGCCTACTCACCGCTTCAGAACGCGTTGTTTGTGAACACGCGGGACTGGGCCACCACCGTCAAGCTGGGCGGGCCGGAGACGGTGGATACCCACGACGTTGGCAAGCCGTTCGTCGGTTCCTCCAACGGTTTCGGACAAGATGACCCGCCATCTGAACAGTCCGGATGGTTGACTGCCGTGGATGCCGACAGCGGCAAGGTGCGATGGAAATATCGCGACACGATGCCGCTGGCGGCGGGAGTCACCCCCACGGGTGGCGGTCTGGTCCTCACGGGCGACCTGCGGGGCAACCTCCTCGCATTCGACGCCGCGAACGGTAAGATCCTGCTCAAGACCAAGGCCGGCGGCCCAGTGGGCGGCGGCGTGATCACCTATTCCATCGGCGGCAAGCAATACATTGCCGTCGCAGCCGGAATGAAGAACGACCTCATGGGCGTCAAGAGCGGTCCGGCTTCGGTGGCAATCTACGCGCTGCGCTGA
- a CDS encoding glycoside hydrolase family 99-like domain-containing protein, with amino-acid sequence MTNSILFAALLALLTATAYGAAAAPRIDVAAIYFPSWHSDDHYSTWFGENWNEWKLLNEDKPRFPGHEINRPEWGGFDESDPKWMAKQIDTAVDHGISVFIFDWYWYNGVQILQRPVEETLPKTPNRKRIQYALMWANHTWANVFPLGYQQTAQPMLPIRHSAEDFQRMMAHCIKVHFRQPNYWRVNGALYFALFQPAEFINQLGGAEKAKAVLEAARAQVRKAGLGEMHFAGFAWDANIARMSEAAGFDSLTTYCCAAAGHLPDQPTEEYDRMAARHEDLWKAGDNTRLPYCPVVTAGWDVTPRWDPKAPWPPAQNEYPYTPMAVNNTPAKFGALCRKARAFAENSPKHPPAVVVNSWNEWTEGGAILPGTRFGSGYLDELKKAFAESPR; translated from the coding sequence ATGACGAACAGCATCCTCTTCGCGGCCCTGCTCGCGCTGCTTACGGCCACCGCGTACGGCGCGGCGGCGGCCCCTCGCATCGACGTTGCCGCCATCTACTTCCCAAGCTGGCACAGCGACGACCACTATTCCACCTGGTTCGGAGAGAACTGGAACGAGTGGAAGCTGCTGAACGAGGACAAACCGCGCTTTCCCGGCCACGAGATCAACCGGCCGGAATGGGGCGGCTTTGACGAATCCGACCCCAAGTGGATGGCGAAACAGATCGATACCGCCGTCGATCACGGCATCTCCGTGTTCATCTTCGACTGGTACTGGTACAACGGTGTCCAGATCCTCCAGCGCCCCGTGGAGGAGACCCTGCCGAAAACGCCCAACCGGAAGCGCATTCAGTATGCCCTGATGTGGGCTAACCACACGTGGGCGAACGTGTTTCCCCTGGGCTACCAGCAGACCGCACAGCCGATGCTTCCGATTCGGCACTCCGCCGAGGACTTCCAGCGGATGATGGCGCACTGCATCAAGGTCCATTTCCGCCAACCCAACTACTGGCGCGTGAACGGCGCGCTCTACTTTGCCTTGTTCCAGCCTGCTGAGTTCATCAACCAGTTGGGCGGCGCGGAGAAGGCCAAGGCCGTGCTGGAGGCCGCGCGGGCTCAAGTGCGAAAGGCCGGCCTCGGGGAAATGCACTTCGCGGGGTTTGCGTGGGACGCCAACATCGCGAGGATGAGTGAGGCAGCCGGATTCGACAGCCTGACAACCTACTGCTGCGCGGCGGCGGGCCATCTTCCGGACCAGCCGACGGAGGAGTACGATCGCATGGCGGCGCGCCATGAGGATCTGTGGAAGGCCGGAGACAACACGCGGCTGCCATACTGTCCGGTCGTCACTGCGGGGTGGGACGTTACGCCTCGCTGGGACCCCAAAGCGCCGTGGCCGCCGGCACAGAACGAATATCCCTACACACCGATGGCCGTCAACAACACGCCCGCCAAATTCGGCGCGCTGTGCCGAAAGGCGAGGGCGTTCGCCGAGAACAGCCCCAAGCACCCACCGGCCGTGGTGGTGAACTCCTGGAACGAGTGGACAGAAGGCGGCGCCATCCTGCCCGGCACGCGTTTCGGCTCAGGGTACCTGGATGAACTCAAGAAGGCCTTCGCCGAATCGCCACGGTAG